The nucleotide sequence GTCGGGCCATTGGTGACTTCAATACTCTCATAACCTTCTGCCTGTAGCGCCGAGATCACTTGTTCAGCAACTGACTGGGCGTGCCCTGCACCGGCGGTCAATGCAAACATGGCGGTAGTGGATAGCAAAATCTTTTTCATGGGTCATTCCTCTCGGGACATTGCAGCGCACCCCGCGTGCACCGCCTGTCCAGATCAAAAGCCAACCCCACATGCTGACGCTATCCACCATGCGTTTATTCTGAATAGCGTAAACCCAAGAAAGAAGCGTCTAAACCAAAGTTTAGACGCGTCTGGTTAGGTATTCATGTCAAAGCCAAGGTGCTGGGCAACCGTGAAAATATCCTTATCTCCACGTCCACACATGTTCATGACAAGCAGATGGTCCTTGGGTAGATCGGGCGCGATCTTCATCACATGGGCCAGTGCATGCGAAGGCTCCAACGCCGGGATGATCCCTTCTTGTGCGCAGCACAACTGAAACGCCTCCAAAGCCTCTGCATCAGTGATCGCGACATATTTTGCCCGCCCGATGTCGTGCAGCCAGGCGTGCTCTGGCCCAATACCGGGATAATCCAAACCGGCGGAAATGCTGAACCCTTCAAGAATCTGCCCGACGTCATCTTGCAACAGATAGGTGCGATTGCCATGCAGCACGCCGGGGCGCCCACCGGTGAGAGAGGCGCAATGCTCCATCTTGGCATTCACGCCCTTGCCGCCTGCCTCTACCCCGATGATGTTGACCTCTTTGTCATCCAGAAAGGGGTAGAACAGGCCCATCGCGTTCGAGCCGCCACCAATGGCGGCAATCAGTGTGTCGGGAAGACGCCCTTCGGCGGCCTGCATCTGCTCTTTGGTTTCCTTGCCGATGATGGCCTGGAAATCGCGCACCATGGCCGGGTAAGGGTGCGGACCAGCCACCGTACCGATGCAGTAGAATGTATCGCGCACGTTGGTCACCCAGTCACGTAGTGCATCGTTCATGGCATCTTTCAGTGTACCCCGACCGGATGTTACGGCGACCACTTCAGCTCCCAAAAGGCGCATGCGGAAAACGTTTGGCGCCTGCCGTTCCACATCATGCGCACCCATGTAGACCACGCATTTGAGGCCGAATTTGGCACAGACCGTCGCTGTCGCAACACCGTGCTGACCTGCACCGGTTTCAGCAATGATACGGGTCTTTCCCATGCGGCGCGCAAGGATGATCTGGCCCAGAACATTGTTGATCTTATGCGCCCCAGTATGGTTCAGCTCATCACGCTTAAGATAAATCTTGGCACCACCCAGATGCTCGGTCAGGCGTTCAGCATGATAAAGCGGGCTAGGACGCCCAACATAATGGGTCCACAGATCGTGCATTTCGGCCCAGAAAGCCGCATCTGTTTTGGCATGCTCGTACTGCTCTTCCAACTCAAGGATCAGCGGCATCAGGGTTTCAGATACAAAGCGTCCGCCAAAGTCGCCAAAGCGGCCCTTTTCGTCGGGACCCATCATGAAACTGTTAAAGAGATCGTTGGCCATAGGACACCTGCTGTTTTTCGCACTCGCCAGACCTAGCGATTCTGTGATTGATCGTAAAGCGTTGAAGGTGCCGCAGGTGCGGTGATCAAGGCTTTTGGAAAAGCCTTGCCCAATTCCTTTCAAGGAATTGGCTTACCGCACCTGCCGAATGTCTTCGGAATTGCAGAAGATCACGTACTGACCGGCGTTCTCCACCGCGCGGTATCCACGGCGACGCAACTCAGCTTCAAATTCATCGCGCCCGATCAGCCGTTCAATATCTCTGGATTTGCGCCGCACAACACCACCATCACGGGCGGCCTGTGAAGAAAAAATCTGCCTGAGCCAGCGTTCAGGTGACACATGGGACGCAATCACAGTCATAACGCAACGGTCGCATATCGCGGTAAACGCCGCGTTAATCCATGCGGGCCGCCGCACAAAAGGCTGTAATCATCTCCGCGCTTTTGACACCCGGCGCACGTTCCACCCCAGACGATACATCGACCTGCTTGGCGCCTGTGAGGCGGATCGCCTCGCCCACATTGTCCGGGGTCAGACCGCCAGCGAGCATCCACGGTACGGGCCAGCGACGGCCAGCGATCAGGCGCCAGTCAAATGACAGTCCATTGCCGCCGGGCAGAGCTGCATTCTGAGGAGGTTTCGCATCAACCAATATCTGGTCGGCTACTTTGGCATAGGTATCAAGTGCGTCAAGATCGCCCGCATCCGCAACCCCCACGGCCTTCATCACTGGCAAGCGATAGCGGTTACGTATCTCGCTCACACGCGCCGGAGTTTCGTTGCCGTGCAATTGCAGGATATCGAGCGGGAGTTCCCCAGTGATTTCATCAAGCAGCGCATCCGTTGCATCAACAACCAGCGCCACCTTTGCTACACCCGGCGGTGCGACCCGCGCGATTGCAACGGCTTCGGTGATGCTGACGTGGCGTGGAGATTTTGGAAAAAACACCAAACCGATGTACTGCGCACCGGCATCCAATGCCGCGTTCAGGCCGACCACATCGCGTAGCCCGCAAATCTTGACCCGCGTACCCGCAGGCATCAGCCAGTCTTTTCGAGTAGCGCCAGAACGTCATCTTCGCTCTTGGCACCTGCAGCAGCGCCGCGCAATTGATCAACCTCGCGGCGCAGTGTTTCCACCTCGCGGGCTTTGCCCCGTGCATCGGACCGGATGCGATGCTCGCGCACCCATTCCCACAGGAATCCGATCATCAGACCGGCACCAACACTGATGAAGATGACAACAAAAAGCGGCAGTTGCATGTCTGGGGACAGACCCAGAAGATCACCCAGCGCCTCTGGCATAGCACGCACGGTGACCATGTCACGGTTGGCAAGACCAATCAGAATCAGACAAAGGCCAATAACAGCCCAAAAAGCATAGCGAATTGTTTTCATGAATTCAGCATACCGCAGTTCCAAGACGCGGTGAACAGAGAAATAACGTGCAACTGTGGCGCTAGCCGCCGTTCAGCCGATCACGCAAAAGTTTGCCTGTCTTAAAGAAAGGCACATGCTTTTCATCAACTTCAACTGCTTCACCTGTACGGGGATTGCGGCCGATGCGCTGGTCGCGTTTTTTGACGGAGAATGCGCCAAATCCGCGAAGTTCCACGCGGTCGCCGCGCGCCATCGCTTCGATGATCTCTTCAAAGATCGTATTCACGATCTTTTCGACATCGCGCTGATAAAGATGTGGGTTCTCGTCGGCGAGTTTCTGGATCAGTTCAGAACGGATCATGTTTTGGCCTCCCAACCAGTAAGCGCACACACACGAGCAGGTTTCTCCCCGCTTATCAAATGACTATAGGCATTTTGTGCCCACGAAGAAATACCGTGTTTCCGCTGTTTTCCCACTAAAACCGCCAAGCATGAGAACAATTTCGCGCAATTCATAAAGACTGTCAGCAAGATTGAGTATTGGTTGCAGACAATGGGGACCTCGGAAAAGACCCGATCTGCAAGCAACGTTCTGTTGCCACGAGCCTGAAAGCTTATCAACCAATCCTGGCGTCAAATCGCCTGACGGATAGTGACCTCACGGGCCCGAAATTGTCGTTTCCATAAGCACCCCTCTCACACATGAAAAGGCCCCGCCGCAGTCACCTGCAACGGGGCCAGTTCATTCAGACTGTGAAATCAGGTTTAGTCGTCGCCCTTCAGAGCTGCACCAAGGATATCACCCAAGGATGCACCGGAATCGCTCGAACCATACTGCTCGACCGCTTCCTTCTCTTCTGCAATTTCGCGCGCCTTGATCGACAGACCCAGCTTGCGGGTCTTGCTGTCGATGTTGGTCACACGCACGTCGACCTTGTCACCAACGCCGAAACGCTCTGGGCGTTGCTCTGCACGGTCACGAGACAGATCAGAGCGACGGATGAAGGATTTCGCGCCTTCATAATCCACTTCGATACCGCCATCTTCGATCTTGGTCACTTCAACAGTGATGACCGAACCGCGTTTCACGCCGCCAACGGCTTCTGCGAATGGGTCACCGTCAAGCGCCTTGATGGAAAGCGAGATACGCTCTTTCTCAACATCAACCTCAGCAACCTTAGCTTGCACAACATCACCTTTGCGGAAATCACCGATCACGTCTTCGCCACGGCCTTCCCATGTCAGGTCAGACAAGTGCACCATACCGTCGATGTCGCCTTCGAGACCAACAAACAGACCGAACTCGGTGATGTTCTTAACTTCGCCTTCGACCTCAGTGCCTTCAGGGAACTGCTCAGCAAAGACTTCCCATGGGTTGCGCTGTGTCTGCTTAAGGCCAAGGGAAACACGACGCTTGGCTGAGTCGATTTCCAGAACCATGACTTCCACTTCCTGCGAAGTAGAGACGATCTTGCCTGGGTGTACGTTCTTCTTTGTCCAAGACATTTCAGACACGTGCACCAGACCTTCAACGCCAGCTTCCAGCTCAACAAACGCACCGTAGTCGGTGATGTTTGTCACGCGACCCTGATGAACAGAACCGAGTGAGAACTTGGCTTCAACCGCATCCCATGGATCGTCCTGCAGCTGCTTCATGCCCAGGCTGATACGGTGGGTTTCTTTGTTGATCTTGATGACCTGCACCTTGATCGTCTCGCCAATAGTCAGGATTTCGGAGGGGTGGTTCACACGGCGCCATGCCATGTCTGTCACGTGCAGCAGACCGTCAACACCGCCCAAGTCAACAAACGCACCGTATTCGGTGATGTTCTTGACGACGCCGTCGACTTCCTGACCTTCAGTCAGGTTACCAATGACTTCGGCGCGCTGTTCAGCGCGAGACTCTTCAAGGATCGCACGGCGCGACACAACGATGTTGCCACGACGACGGTCCATTTTCAGGATCTGGAACGGCTGCTTCAGACCCATCAATGGGCCCGCGTCACGCACTGGGCGGACGTCAACCTGCGAACCCGGCAAGAACGCAACTGCGCCGCCAAGGTCGACAGTAAAGCCGCCTTTGACACGGCCAAAGATTGCGCCATCGACGCGCTCTTCGTCAGCATATGCTTTCTCCAGACGATCCCATGCTTCTTCACGGCGCGCCATCTCACGGCTGATAACAGCTTCGCCGCGGGCGTTTTCAACTTGGCGAAGGAACACTTCAACTGTGTCACCAACGGCCAGTTCAGCCTCTTCACCGGGATTTGCGAATTCTTTAAGCTCAACGCGGCCTTCCATCTTGTAGCCTACGTCGATGATGGCTTGGCCCGCTTCGATTGCGATAACCTTGCCTTTGACAACTGACCCTTCAGCGGGTGTGTCCATTTCGAAGCTTTCGTTCAGGAGTGCTTCAAACTCTTCCATTGTGTTAGCCATGTGGCGTCGTTTTCCTAACGTTTGGTTTTATACGGGCCGTGCGGTTGTCTCCGCCGGTCTTTGGGGTTTCGGTTTGGTCTGGCATCATCCGCGGAACATAAAACAACAGGGCCGGTTAACACCGACCCCGCTCACATCTCACGTCCGCGCCTGTCTCGACGCTTCGACAGGGCGGCGTATATGGGGGTTGAGGTATGTTTGCAAGGACTTTTCCTACCTCAAGACGATAGGGCAGCATGCTACACGCGTGGGGCTTATGCGCGGGTCAGCACCAGCATCAGATAGGTATTATTCGCCGCAAAATGCGCCGCATTCCGGGTCTTCTGGTTTAATCGCTGATACAACCGCGCCCGCTTACGCGGGCCAACCAACCTACGCCACCCCCAGTGCACAATGCGGCGCGCCCGCGGTCGCTGCAGTGCCATTTGTTGGTCGACCCTCTGAGCGGCGTAGCCGACCACATTGAACAACCCCTGTTCCAGATCAATCGAAGGGGCAACTTCTTTAGTGATATCAATCCCCTGACTGACACATAGGCCCATAGACAACACAAGATCGCGGAACCTCCGGATCGGATGGCCGCCGCCGACGGTCGCTTGAACAGCATCGGGATTGAAGGTCTCGCTGCGAAAACAATCAGCAATCACGATCCGTCCCCCCGATGCCAAAAGCGACAGACATTTCGCTATCCCCTGATCCAACGGAATATATTGAAAACTCTCTGAAAAGAGGCACACATCGAACGGCCCCTCAAGTTGCGCATCCTGAAAAGTCGCCTCATGCACGACGGCCTCGGGTGCGTTCTCGCGGCAGCGGCTGGCAAGAAAGGCGCTCGGGATCACAATCTCGACTTGATGGCCTAAGGCGATCAGCTTGCGGGCGGTTTCGCCCGCACCGCCCCCAACATCAAGAATGCGGCATGGAGCATCCGGCAGCCGCTCGAACACAAGGTCCGTATACGCGACCTGTGCAGCCCCGAAATTCGCAGCACAAACCTCTAAGCCATCCCAATAGCCATAGTGAAGGTTTTCTGCCCCTGTCAGCCATTTTGAAAAAGCCAACCCAATGTCCAGGCCCAAGCTTCGTGTGTCTATCTTTTTGCTTGCCATACCAATTCGGTAGTCGAAAGGACGACGCTGTGGAAGAAATATCTTACCTCAGGGCATTGGCGTGTCTGAAGCACAACACGTATAGTCTCAAATCTCGTGCAAAGCCTTCTGCACAGCCGCAAAATACGCACCGACCTGTGCGCCATCCACTAGCGCATGATGTACTTCCAGCGTCATCGGCATGTCACGACGGCCCTCGCGTTCGACAATCTTTCCCCATGTGATGCGCGGGATACAATCATCGGGACCCGGCAACGCATTGTTGATTGAGGTGTAATCCAGCCACGGCATGCACGACAGATAGGCCAGATCATCGCGTTCACCGCTATTCGCCTGCAAGACGCCCCCTTTGGCGACCTCATCAATCAGTGCCTTCGCTTGTGTATCAAAGGTATCGAAGTTCGCGACAAACGGCACATATGCGTAGCCGAAGCTGCCTGCATCCGTCGGCACTGTCATCGACAAAGTGATCATGTCATGGGCCACGACCACATCACCGCGAAACCGCATGCACATCTCGGGCACTGCATGCAGCCCCGCGCCGATGGCGTAGAGACAGGCACGATAGGGCGAAACGCCATCGGCCTTGCGTGCCATCAGATGCGTGACATCCAATCGGGTGGTCGTCGCATAGTGCGGCTGCTGATAGCCGCGAAAGAAATGAAACTGCGCCGCACGCGGCCAGGTTTCCAAGTCAACGATGTGATAGGTCATAAGACCACTGGTGTCAGATTTCTTGACCCTTCTCCAGCAATCTTTCGATTAACTCCTGTTGCAGATTGCCGCTGTCACCTGCCCCAAACTGGCCCGCACCACTGCTGTAAAGCGAGCCGTAGGTCTTGGCCACATTCACCGTCTGGGCCACCCCAGAAATGAACTGATCGCGTTCCAGCTCTTTAAACGGATGCAGGAATACACCCCAAAGTTGGCCTTGAGCGACAGCATAGCGGGCGTCCAAAGCACTGTCGAAATTGGCTTGCATCACCCGCTGCATTTCTTCCGCGGTCATGGTTTCAGCCGACCGAATGGGCACCATCGCACGCATCCGGTTGGCCCGCACATCGGTGACGATCAGCACCGGAATGTCATCTATTGAAAGCGAAAATCCGGCACCCGACAATTGCGCCTCTGGATCCAATGCGAGCACGATCTCAGCCATCCGCGGCAGTGTCATATGCGGCTCTGCCTCTTGGGCGCGGACCGCGGCAGGTACGATAAAGGCTATTAGCGCGAGGATACGGATCATGTGGGCAACTCCTTCTGCTTCACACTAGTGCAGCAGATGATACACCAACAACGCAAGCTTTGGTGAACCTTTGCAACATGACGAAACTTAGATACGCGCCTTTGTCACGACACCCACGGCGGCAGCGATGGCCTGTTCAACGGTCAACTCGGACGTATCCAGCAAAACCGCATCCTCTGCCGGAACAAGGGGGGCGGCAGCGCGACTGCGATCCCGCGCATCACGTTCTTTGACGTCCGCCAAGACGGTGTCAAAGGTCACAGCCATGCCTTTATCCGACAGTTCCTTGAAACGGCGCTCTGCCCTGCATACGGGGCTTGCCGTCACAAAGAGTTTCACATCCGCGCCGGGACAAATCACCGTCCCGATATCGCGGCCGTCCAAAACAGCCCCACCCTCACGCGCTGCAAAACTCTGCTGGAACGCAATCAGCGCCTCGCGGACTTCAGGTATCGCAGCCACCTCGCTGGCGGCTTGCGCCACCTGCGGCGTGCGCAGGCTGTCATCTTCCAGATCAACCGGATCGAGCGTTTGCGCTGCCGCAATGGGGGCCGCACCAGCCAGCACCTTGGCGCCAACGGCGCGATACAACAGCCCCGTATCAAGGTAGGCAAACCCAAAATGCGCTGCCACCGCCTTGGAAATCGTGCCCTTGCCCGCAGCCGCAGGGCCGTCAATGGCGACCGTGAAACGCATCAGTTGGTGCGCACCAGCTGTGCGCCCAGACCACCCATCAAGTCCTCAAAGATCGGGAAAGAAGTTGCAATCGGGCTGCCATCATCGACGCTCATTGGCTTTTGCGTGGCCATGCCCATGACCATGAAAGCCATCGCAATACGGTGATCCAACTCACTCGCAACGGTGACACCGCCTGGAACATTGCCATGGCCCAAGCCTGTGACCTGCCACCAATCCGGGCCTTCATCCACGGTGACACCAGCCGCGCGCAGACCCTTGGCCATTGCATCAATCCGGTCGCTTTCCTTCACACGCAGTTCTTTGACACCCTGCATGTTAGTAACCCCCTCAGCGAAGGACGCGACAACAGACAAGACAGGATATTCATCAATCATACTCGCCGCGCGTGCTGGCGGGACCGAAATGCCTTTCAGGTCAGGCGAAAACTTCGCCCGTAAATCGGCAACAGGCTCGCCCCCCTCTTCGCGCATGTTTTCAAAAACAAGGTCGGCGCCCATCTCTTGCAAGGTTGTGAACAACCCTGCGCGGGTTGGATTCAATCCAATGTTCGGCACCAGAACATCCGACCCCGGCGTAATGATCGCCGCACAAACAGGGAATGCCGCCGAGGACGGATCGCGCGGCACGACGATCGTCTGCGGTGTCAATTCAGGCTGGCCATCCAGCGTGATAAGGCGCCCCTCGCCCGTTTCTTCGACGGTCAAAGTCGCGCCGAAACCTTTCAACATCCGCTCCGTGTGATCGCGGGTCGCTTCTTTCTCAATCACGACGGTCTGACCCGGCGCATTCAAACCCGCCAAAAGCACTGCGGATTTGACCTGTGCCGAGGGCATCGGCACAACGTAGCGGACGGGTACTGGATCAACCACCCCGACCAATGTCATTGGCAAACGGCCACCGGCACGACCAACGGCCTGTGTGCCGAAAAGCGCCAGTGGGTCCGTCACCCGCCCCATCGGGCGGCCATTCAGGGACGCATCGCCCGTAAAGGTCACGGTTATCGGCGAAGTTGCCATTGCGCCCATAATCAAGCGGACACCCGTGCCGGAGTTTCCGCAGTCGATGACCTGATCAGGCTCTGCAAACCCCCCCAACACCCACGCCCGTCACCGTCCACTCACCGCCACCATGGTTGGTCACTGTCGCGCCAAGAGCTTCCATCGCTTTGCCAGTATCCAGCACGTCCTCGCCTTCCAGCAAGCCGGTAATATGGGTTTCACCCACGCACATCGCACCCAAAATCAGCGACCGGTGCGAAATCGACTTGTCTCCGGGGACATGCGCCTCACCGGTCAGCGGGCCGCAAGGGCGCGAGGTCATAGGGATCGGTGTGCCGTGGCCGGACATGGAAACTTCCTTCTCAATTCATGCGGTTGATAACGCAGGGCACCGGCAGGGTCCATCGCCCCCATCACCATCCAGCTAACAAAAAACTTCCCCAGAGGGTCCTGCGCTCACGTCCGGCGAAACGTCAGATAATGGGGCGTGCGCCCCTCGCGCAGCGCCTTTTGCTCATAGCGTGTTGAAAGCCAGTCGCCCCACGGGTTACGCCAATCATCAGGCCCTTCCGCCAACCATTCAAACCCATGCGCCGGAACCTGCTCCAAGGTCTGGCGGACATAGTCTTTGATATCGGTCGCGACGCGCAGTTCAGCGCCCGGTTTCATCACCCCGTGTAACGGGACCAAATGCTCTGGGGTCACAAAACGCCTACGGTGGTGGCGCTTTTTGGGCCAGGGATCGGGGTAATTCAGAAACACTTTCGACAGAGACGCATCTGGCAAGACATCAAAAAGATCACGCACATCGCCAGGGTAGACGCGCAGGTTGTCCACATCCGCCTTGCGAATTTTACCTAGTAGCATGGCGACGCCATTGATGAACGGCTCGCACCCGATCAAACCCACAGCACGATAGGTTTCGGCCATGTGGATCAGATGCTCGCCACCACCGAAGCCGATCTCAAGCCAAATGTCCCTGTCGCCAAAGACATCTGTCAGATCAAGCGGCATGCGCTCCGGGTTCTCATCCCAACTGATCGCACCCGGCGACAAGGGTGCCAGATCGTTTTCCAGATAGTCGTGCTGGGACGCGCGGATCGTCTTGCCCTTGAAGCGACCATAAAAATTGCGCCAGGGCGCGCCGGAGGGGTGATTTGTCTTGCTCATGGGCGGGGCTTTAACAAGCAGGCGACATCTGTGCAATCAGGCGGGTCTGGATCATGCCCCTTGATCAAACCGCGCGTTTCAGCGCCTCCACCAAATCAGTCCGTTCCCAGCTGAACCCACCATCCGCGTCTGGCGCACGGCCAAAGTGGCCGTAAGCTGCAGTGCGTTCATAAATCGGTTTATTCAGGCCAAGATGCTGCCGAATACCGCGCGGCGTCAGATCCATCACATCGGCTATCGCACGCTCAATCGCGGCGGGTTCTACTTCACCCGTGCCATGGGTATCTGCATAAATCGACAAGGGCTTTGCGACACCAATCGCATAGCTCAACTGGATCGTGCATCGCTCGGCCATTCCGGCCGCAACCACGTTCTTGGCCAGATAGCGGGCCACATAGGCTGCTGAACGATCCACCTTTGTAGGGTCTTTGCCAGAGAACGCACCACCACCATGCGGTGCTGCGCCGCCATAGGTATCCACGATGATCTTGCGACCTGTCAGACCGGCATCCCCATCAGGACCACCAATCACAAACGTACCTGTTGGGTTCACCCACCATTCAGTCTGCGGTGTGATCAGACCATCGGGCATCACCTCGCGAATGTAGGGCTCAACGATGTCGCGAATATCGGCACTCGACTGTGTTTCATCGCGATGCTGCGTTGACAATACAATGGACGTTACCTCAACCGGCACAGCATTTTCATAGCGCAGGGAAATCTGGCTTTTTGCGTCAGGGCGCAATGTGGGTTCTTCGCCCGACTTGCGCACCTCAGCCAACCGTCGCAGGATCGCGTGGGCATATTGGATCGGCGCGGGCATCAACTCTTTCGTTTCGGTGGTGGCATAGCCGAACATGATGCCCTGATCGCCGGCACCTTCATCCTTGTTCTCACCCGCATCCACACCCTGCGCAATATGGGCAGACTGACCGTGCAAAAGGTTTGTGATTTCGCAGGTCGCGTGATGGAACTCATCCTGCTCGTAGCCGATATCTTTGATGCAGGCGCGGGCGATATCTTCGATCCGGCCCATGTAATCCTTGAGTTTGGATTGATCGGACAATCCAACCTCGCCGCCAATAACAACACGGTTTGTTGTGGCAAATGTTTCACAAGCAACACGCGCCTCAGGCTCCTCCGTCAAGAAGGCGTCCAGAATGGAATCCGAGATCCGGTCACAGACCTTATCAGGGTGCCCCTCGGAAACAGATTCCGAAGTGAAGATGTAGTTATTGCGTGCCATGAAAATGTGCTCCGGTAGGTGTAGCTGTCACGTCAGGAAGCCGTTGTGACAGATTTGAGAACCCGGATATGCTGTGACGGAATGAACGTCAATCGCTATCGCGTTTTGCCGATACGTAAGCCCCAAAGGTTAACAAAAGCAGCACCGCTACCACGGGAACATCACCCCACCGGCTATAGGGCGTCGCAGGCAAAGCCGCGGGCAGCGGCACGTCAATTGCCCCGTCCACGCCCAATGGCAGTGAGGTTATGATCCGCCCCTTGGCGTCAATCATCGCGCTGATCCCGGTGTTGGCCACACGCACCATCGGCAGCCCCTGTTCAATGGCGCGCAACCGGGCTTGCGCCAGATGCTGATGCGGGCCAGCCGCCTGACCAAACCAGGCGTCATTGGTAATCAGAAGAAGCAGCCGGGGCCGCGTGTTGCCATAGGCAATCTCTTCGGCAAAAATGCCCTCATAGCAAATCAGCGGGACGGCAGCACCGATGCCCGGCAGATTAATCGGCCCGGGTGTGCTTCCCGGCGTAAAGCCAACCCCCAGATTGCGCGCCAGACCGGTCGCACCCATCTTCCCCAGAAAGCGTGCACCGGGGATGTATTCACCAAAGGGGACAAGGTGTCGCTTGTCATAGATGCTTTGCACCTCACCGCCCGGCCCCATCACAACAAGGCTGTTGTAAGCGCGGGTTTGCGCATCACGGCGCTGAATACCAAAAACCAAAGGCGCGCCACGGGCCGCATCAGACAGCAGGCTGAGATCGTCATCAATATGGTTCAACAGATAGACAATTGCAGTCTCAGGCCAGACGACCAAATCAGGGATGTCGCCCGCGCTGGTCTGCTGCAGCAAACGATTGAGAAAGATATCAGAATAGGCCGGATCCCATTTTTGATGTTGCGGCGCATTCGGTTGGACAAGACGGACAACGGGTCGGTCGGCGGTGCGCTCTGGTGCTGAGCCGGGACGCGCAACAAAGGACAGCGCCAGAACCAGCCCAAGCGTGACAAAGCCCATGACCCGTTCGCGTCTGAAGAGTGCGGCCACAGAGACACCGCAGATCACGGTCAGAAGGGTCAGCACATGCGGCCCCCCAAATGCGGCCACCTGCGCCAGTCCGGTCGTGATCCAGATGTGACCAAGCAACGCCCATGGAAAGCCCGTCAGGATCAGCGAACGCAGCACCTCGGCCCCCACCAAGAGCAGGCCAAACATACCGATGCGGCCCGGCGCAACACGCGACGCCACCCATGCGGCCAACGCCCAAAATAGCGCCGCACCAGCGCCCATCAACAGCAGCGCGAAAGGTGCCATCCATCCATGTCGCGCGATATCGATTAAGAAGGGCTCGACAATCCAACGCAGACTGAAAGCAAAATAACCAAAGCCAAAAGCCCAGACACGCAAGGCAGCCTGCCGTGCAGTTGCACTGTTTGCATAGGTGAGGAACAACGCGCCCAGCGCCAGAATGGATGCTGGCCAAAGATCAAATGGCGCTTGCCCCAACCCGGCGGCGGCCCCCAAAAGGGCAAGCAAGAGCAGCTGCACCCAGCCGGGCCGCGCCGCAAATTGCGCCAACTTGTCAGCCATTGCGGGTTGTAGACAGGCGGACCCGCAAGCGTTTCACCCGGC is from Yoonia sp. GPGPB17 and encodes:
- the trmB gene encoding tRNA (guanosine(46)-N7)-methyltransferase TrmB codes for the protein MSKTNHPSGAPWRNFYGRFKGKTIRASQHDYLENDLAPLSPGAISWDENPERMPLDLTDVFGDRDIWLEIGFGGGEHLIHMAETYRAVGLIGCEPFINGVAMLLGKIRKADVDNLRVYPGDVRDLFDVLPDASLSKVFLNYPDPWPKKRHHRRRFVTPEHLVPLHGVMKPGAELRVATDIKDYVRQTLEQVPAHGFEWLAEGPDDWRNPWGDWLSTRYEQKALREGRTPHYLTFRRT
- the metK gene encoding methionine adenosyltransferase, which codes for MARNNYIFTSESVSEGHPDKVCDRISDSILDAFLTEEPEARVACETFATTNRVVIGGEVGLSDQSKLKDYMGRIEDIARACIKDIGYEQDEFHHATCEITNLLHGQSAHIAQGVDAGENKDEGAGDQGIMFGYATTETKELMPAPIQYAHAILRRLAEVRKSGEEPTLRPDAKSQISLRYENAVPVEVTSIVLSTQHRDETQSSADIRDIVEPYIREVMPDGLITPQTEWWVNPTGTFVIGGPDGDAGLTGRKIIVDTYGGAAPHGGGAFSGKDPTKVDRSAAYVARYLAKNVVAAGMAERCTIQLSYAIGVAKPLSIYADTHGTGEVEPAAIERAIADVMDLTPRGIRQHLGLNKPIYERTAAYGHFGRAPDADGGFSWERTDLVEALKRAV
- the lnt gene encoding apolipoprotein N-acyltransferase gives rise to the protein MADKLAQFAARPGWVQLLLLALLGAAAGLGQAPFDLWPASILALGALFLTYANSATARQAALRVWAFGFGYFAFSLRWIVEPFLIDIARHGWMAPFALLLMGAGAALFWALAAWVASRVAPGRIGMFGLLLVGAEVLRSLILTGFPWALLGHIWITTGLAQVAAFGGPHVLTLLTVICGVSVAALFRRERVMGFVTLGLVLALSFVARPGSAPERTADRPVVRLVQPNAPQHQKWDPAYSDIFLNRLLQQTSAGDIPDLVVWPETAIVYLLNHIDDDLSLLSDAARGAPLVFGIQRRDAQTRAYNSLVVMGPGGEVQSIYDKRHLVPFGEYIPGARFLGKMGATGLARNLGVGFTPGSTPGPINLPGIGAAVPLICYEGIFAEEIAYGNTRPRLLLLITNDAWFGQAAGPHQHLAQARLRAIEQGLPMVRVANTGISAMIDAKGRIITSLPLGVDGAIDVPLPAALPATPYSRWGDVPVVAVLLLLTFGAYVSAKRDSD